Part of the Nostoc sp. ATCC 53789 genome, ATTGAATGTATTTATACATGACCAAGGCTCATTAGGAAAACTAGGAGTATTATTCCATGCAAAAAATTCGATTAACTTTAAAAAAAGCGTTACGCTCAAGCTTTTTGGTTGTTTGCTTGATGGTTTCTATCAGCTTATCAGGTTCATTTCTATTCGTTCAGCAAACTAGTTATGCAACTACTCTTGAAGAATTGAAGCTAATACCTCCACAGTTTAAACCAAATTCTGAAGAAAAAATTAATCGTGCTAACGAATACGACCCAGGTGTTGGTATTCAAGAAGAAGAAAGACAAAAAGCTTATGAGCAAGCGATAAAAGATTCAAAGAATCTTAATACTATAGAAAAAACTTACGAAAGAAATTTGAAGGCTGAACAAGAACAAAATCCCCCAGAAACTTTTGGTGAAAAAGCGAAAGAGGTTATTGACAAGGTGACAGGTAAATAGAGAATATAGACCTAAGAATACCCTCACTTAGTAGATTTGGTGAGTAATATTAAAAGCCTCTATATGGTTTGGAATCATAGGTTTATCAAATTAAATTGTAGGATGTGTTATCACTGTATCGTAACGCACCCTACAATTTTTTTATTCAAATTCATCAATTGTGTCGGGAGGAGTGGTCTTTCTGCGATTAGCAAAATTGCGCTCATACCACTTCATTAATGGAGTTGCACTAATGCCATGAATAATCACAGAAGCAACAATAGTGGTATAAGTTATCCAAGCAATTTGTTCGGCAGCTTCACCTTTTAAGCCATTACCAAAAGCATAGGCGAGATAATATAAAGAGCCGACACCGCGAATACCAAACCATCCAAATAACCAACGAGTTTCTGCATGAAAGGTTCGGCGGCGTGAGTCTAAAGGTCTTTTACCTATAGTACTAATCCAAACTCCTATAGGTCTAATTATTAAGAATAATAAAATTATTACTAGCAAAGATTGCATAGCATAATTGAGTATTGGCTTTAGCAACAATATTGAACCCAATAGTAAAATTGTTCCAACCTCCAGCAGCTTTTCAACTTGCTCAATAAATTCCAATTGGGCTAGTGGTTTTTCAGGATTTTTGTAACTGCGTTGGACAACTAATCCAGCTACAAATACTGCCAAAAATCCATAGCCATTCACCATTTCTGTTAAAGAATAAGTTATAAGAATTGTGCTGATAGCAATAAAATCTTCCATTAACTTATCGGCAGGACGGCGTTTTTGAATTTTATTTTCAATCCAAACTATAGATTTGGCAACAACAATCCCCATAATAATGCCAACTGCGATCGCCCAAATTAAATCAACTGCAATCCACTGTTTAAACCAGTTACCCCAGTTGTCATCTTTTAAGGCATGAAGACCAAAATAAACGAAGGGGAAAGCTAAAGCATCGTTTAACCCACCTTCAGAAGTTAAACCAAATCTCAACTCATCTTGGTCATTTATATCAGTCAATTGTACTTCTGATGCTAATACCGGATCGGTCGGTGCAAGAATTGCTCCTAATAAAATTGCTTCTCCCCAACTCATCCCTAAAAATAATTTACCCACAACAGCCAGAGCAAAAATTGAAATGGGCATCAAAAATACAATCAATCGCACTGTAATATCCCAAACCCCCAACCTTAGAGGACGGACAATTCTTAAACCGCAACTAAACACAGAAATAATTACTACAAGTTCTGTTATTTTTTCCAGTAGTTCGGCATTAAAAACTTCATCTCGACGTAATTGAATCAGTCCAAAGGCATAAGGGCCTAGAAAAATACCAACTATGAGGTAGATAATGGCAAAAGAAAGAGGTAGGCGAGCAATCCAACCTGACCCTAATGTTACCATCAGCAGAAGTAGACCAATTACAAATAGGTCAATAATATAGATATCTACCATATAGCGATTTGTATAAAATTAGGCGTTACTTTGTAAGCTTAATTGCAATAGTTTTTTATTAGCATTACCTATGGGCAGATTTTCTGGAATGAAGGATTAGAGATTTAGATGCGCCACCAAATTAGAAAAAAAGGGAATAGATAAAGCAATTTTCCTTTGGGACTTCCAAGAAATAAATTATCTATTTTGTGGGGTGGGCATCTTGCCCGCCTTAAATCTGGGACGGGTGGGGACACCCATCCCACAAGAAAATTTGGGATGTTTTTTTATTTGGAAATCCCTTTGCATTAAGTACAAAGCTACAATTTTTGAGGTATGAGGCAGGAGATAGAAACATCTTTATATTTGATGCGTGAGTCTTGTATTTTCTATCTCACTTACTTGCAAACGCCTGTAAGTAAGTTGGCACAATAAAATCAAACTATGTAAAAAAAATCAACTAGGCTAAAATCCTTATGCCTGTTGCCTTATCCCAACGACAATTATTTACACCCACTTGCTTAAATTTAGCATTAGCTTCGGCCAACCTAGACATCGCACTTCGATTCTTCGCATCTGCCCTTAAAACAATGGGATGTAGCACGCAAATATGATAACAGCACACAGGTGTACTACTTTTTCACTCAGATATGGTTTTTTAGTACAAATATACTATAATAGATATAGCGTCCACAAAGCCTAATTAAATGCCTAACGGCTGTGTGAAAACCTTCTGGAAGATGGATTCAAGGGTTAGTTCGATGATGAAGCATTACATTCTCAACCTCAATCCGACTGCCAAACATGAATGGGATCGGTGTATTTTACGCGATCCGCTAACTGCCAAACGCCCAGACATTGCTAAACTAATTGCTGAAGCGGTTGGTGCTGATACAGGCAGTTATTTGGTAAGCGTGAATATCGAAGTTCAAGTTTTGCAGCAAGCCGCAGTCCCTCAAGCAGAACAACTCTCGCTTTCGTTTCCAGAGGTGAGTGTGCAGTCACAACCACAACTGCGGGAAGCGGCTTAATGCGATCGCTTGAAACATCTGCATAATCAATTTAGTGTAGCTAAATTGAGAGCAAGATTAGCGTAGCTTGCCGCCGTAGGCATCGCTCAATAACTCATATCATTCAACTAGACAACGCAAGACAAGGGGTTTCCAAAAAACAAATTATCCAAAATGATTTATAGGGGATCTTGGACAAGATCCCCTAATTCCAGCGTGTACTAGAATGTGTGGGACAAAAGTTGAGCAATTTGCTGATTAATAGTTGCAACATCAAAACGCCGACTAGCAGTAGTCCTGGCATTATTAGCTATAGTTGCAGTTATTTCCGTCTCCTGAAGACAGGTGATTATTACCTGTGCAAGTTCCTGGGGTTCTCCTGGTGTCACTAGAAAACCATTAAGTCCATGTTCTACTAATTCCATTACACCCCCAGCTTTTGCTGCAACTACAGGTTTTCCACATAGCATCGCCTCAACAATCACTCTACCAAAGGGTTCTGGGGAAGTAGAGGTATGTGCCACCAAGTCACAAGCTGCCATTAACTGGGGAATATCTGAACGAAATCCTAAAAATTGGACGCGGTTTTCTAGTCCCAGATCGGCAACTTGTTGATGTAATTGTTTTACATAATCTTGTTCGCCAAACAGTGCATCCCCCACTAAAATTACTGTCACCTCTGGCGGACATTTGGCAAGAGCATCAATTAAAATATGCTGTCCTTTCCAAGGTGCAAGACGGCTAAAGTGTCCAACTACAAATTTTCCTTGCAA contains:
- a CDS encoding sodium:proton antiporter; translation: MVDIYIIDLFVIGLLLLMVTLGSGWIARLPLSFAIIYLIVGIFLGPYAFGLIQLRRDEVFNAELLEKITELVVIISVFSCGLRIVRPLRLGVWDITVRLIVFLMPISIFALAVVGKLFLGMSWGEAILLGAILAPTDPVLASEVQLTDINDQDELRFGLTSEGGLNDALAFPFVYFGLHALKDDNWGNWFKQWIAVDLIWAIAVGIIMGIVVAKSIVWIENKIQKRRPADKLMEDFIAISTILITYSLTEMVNGYGFLAVFVAGLVVQRSYKNPEKPLAQLEFIEQVEKLLEVGTILLLGSILLLKPILNYAMQSLLVIILLFLIIRPIGVWISTIGKRPLDSRRRTFHAETRWLFGWFGIRGVGSLYYLAYAFGNGLKGEAAEQIAWITYTTIVASVIIHGISATPLMKWYERNFANRRKTTPPDTIDEFE